Proteins from a genomic interval of Streptomyces sp. NBC_01445:
- the tnpA gene encoding IS200/IS605 family transposase — MSPRWNPNPDVRTGRHVVYNLHVHLVFVTKYRRKAFTDAMLTRTEEIMRDVCTDFEAELKQFNGEQDHVHLLVHYPPKVQLSKLVNSLKGVSSRRLRQEYDSHVRRYLWGGHFWSGSYFAGSCGGAPLTVVKQYIENQQRPTG; from the coding sequence ATGTCACCACGATGGAACCCGAATCCTGACGTACGCACCGGCCGTCACGTCGTCTACAACCTTCACGTCCACTTGGTATTCGTCACCAAGTATCGGCGTAAGGCATTCACCGACGCCATGCTGACGCGCACCGAGGAGATCATGCGCGACGTCTGCACCGACTTCGAGGCCGAACTCAAGCAGTTCAACGGCGAGCAGGACCATGTGCATCTGCTCGTGCACTATCCGCCCAAGGTCCAGCTCTCCAAACTGGTCAACTCCCTCAAGGGCGTCAGCTCCCGCAGGCTTCGCCAGGAATACGACAGCCACGTCCGCCGCTACCTGTGGGGCGGACACTTCTGGTCCGGCTCCTACTTCGCCGGATCCTGCGGCGGCGCACCGCTGACCGTCGTCAAGCAGTACATCGAAAACCAGCAGCGCCCCACCGGCTGA
- a CDS encoding Gfo/Idh/MocA family protein: MTFSIGIVGAGQFSGQFAKLFRAHPSVGDIHVTDLLPERAEQLVAAERLTGTFPSFDAMLESDAVDAVAVFTQRWTHGPLVLKALRAGKHVYSAVPMAITEDEIAAIIDAVRDTGLTYMMGETSQYNPATVHARNQIADGAFGRLFYAEGDYVHDMDLGFYDAYRYSGGDDWKATASYPPLLYPTHSVGGVLGAWQTHAVSVSAIGVPDERGDGVFDKEVSQFGNDLSNATALFEVAGGGSFRTNEFRRVGYPSHIRESRFRFFGTDASMEQLATVSFWQDKKGVQDISELLQPKPTLPADDPSLQHIAPALRDAFTSGSAPVHDRARLPREFDHMPNGHEGSHHFLVDDFVTAVATRTLPSVNAWVAARYTLPGIVAHESALRGGARLDIPDFGDAPNSL; the protein is encoded by the coding sequence CCAAACTGTTCCGCGCCCACCCGAGTGTCGGCGACATCCACGTCACGGACCTGCTGCCGGAGCGCGCCGAACAGCTCGTCGCCGCCGAGCGGCTCACCGGCACCTTCCCCTCGTTCGACGCCATGCTGGAGTCCGACGCGGTCGACGCCGTGGCGGTCTTCACCCAGCGCTGGACCCACGGCCCGCTCGTCCTGAAGGCGCTGCGCGCCGGGAAGCACGTGTACTCGGCGGTGCCGATGGCGATCACCGAGGACGAGATCGCCGCGATCATCGACGCCGTGCGCGACACGGGGCTGACGTACATGATGGGCGAGACCAGCCAGTACAACCCGGCGACGGTGCACGCCCGCAACCAGATCGCCGACGGTGCCTTCGGGCGGCTCTTCTACGCCGAGGGCGACTATGTCCACGACATGGACCTCGGTTTCTACGACGCCTACCGGTACAGCGGCGGCGACGACTGGAAGGCCACCGCCAGCTATCCGCCCCTGCTCTACCCGACGCACTCCGTCGGCGGCGTGCTCGGCGCCTGGCAGACCCACGCCGTGAGCGTCTCCGCGATCGGTGTGCCCGACGAGCGCGGTGACGGGGTCTTCGACAAGGAGGTCAGCCAGTTCGGCAACGACCTGTCGAACGCGACGGCGCTCTTCGAGGTCGCGGGCGGCGGCTCGTTCCGTACGAACGAGTTCCGCAGGGTCGGCTATCCGTCGCACATCCGGGAATCGCGGTTCAGGTTCTTCGGCACGGACGCCAGCATGGAGCAGCTGGCCACGGTCAGCTTCTGGCAGGACAAAAAGGGGGTCCAGGACATCTCGGAGCTCCTGCAGCCCAAGCCGACCCTGCCGGCCGACGATCCCTCGCTCCAGCACATCGCGCCCGCGCTCAGGGACGCGTTCACCTCCGGTTCGGCGCCCGTGCACGACCGCGCCCGGTTGCCCCGGGAGTTCGACCACATGCCCAACGGCCACGAGGGAAGCCATCACTTCCTCGTCGACGACTTCGTCACCGCCGTCGCCACGAGGACTCTGCCGTCGGTGAACGCGTGGGTCGCCGCCCGCTACACCCTGCCCGGCATCGTCGCTCACGAGTCGGCGCTTCGAGGGGGTGCACGTCTGGACATCCCGGACTTCGGGGACGCTCCCAACTCCCTCTGA
- a CDS encoding LLM class flavin-dependent oxidoreductase — protein MNIPRIGFSLPSYGPYAGPEAIAEVARAAERFGFDSVSLSERLLLPAGPDWRNEARLPEAYVWDPLETLTWAAAHTSRIRLATGIVNALFQPPLILARRLATLDRLSGGRLDVGIGQGWLPEEFTATGVPAGRRGAGFEEHIAAMRACWGPDPVEYEGKFYL, from the coding sequence ATGAACATCCCCCGCATCGGCTTCAGCCTGCCGAGCTACGGACCGTACGCAGGCCCCGAGGCCATCGCCGAAGTGGCGCGGGCCGCCGAGCGGTTCGGGTTCGACAGCGTGTCCCTGTCCGAGCGGCTGCTGCTCCCCGCCGGACCCGACTGGCGCAACGAGGCGCGGCTGCCCGAGGCGTACGTGTGGGATCCCCTGGAGACGCTGACCTGGGCCGCGGCGCACACGAGCCGGATCAGGCTGGCGACGGGCATCGTCAACGCGCTGTTCCAGCCGCCGCTGATCCTGGCCCGGCGGCTCGCCACCCTCGACCGGCTCTCCGGCGGGCGGCTCGACGTGGGGATCGGGCAGGGCTGGCTGCCGGAGGAGTTCACGGCCACCGGGGTGCCGGCCGGTCGCCGGGGCGCGGGCTTCGAGGAGCACATCGCCGCGATGCGGGCCTGCTGGGGTCCGGACCCGGTGGAGTACGAGGGGAAGTTCTACCTTTGA
- a CDS encoding RNA-guided endonuclease InsQ/TnpB family protein, protein MGELVWEKRQLGHRARLGLTPAQVRLMDDQAHAARAMWNQLHDLWRMTPKCQRSATRMDQTLRQARKEIDWYAVLPAQAAQAVLKTYFQAWRNCWDGRADEPNFKARFRTALSVDIPQGRDLQIKRVHRRWGMVNIPKVGRVRFRWTKDLPVGKHANKENRITGARLVKDGLGWHIAFRVQTLEVKPEPHTGLEVGIDAGVNLPLALSDGSHQDHGRPPRLPDGTADRDKWLNPDEKAKLLRLEQRAAHRKSFRKPKERSSNRLHATYDQIKQLRARATRRAIDWQHKTTTAIAEQYGTVVVEQLQITNMVKSAKGTIENPGRNVAQKSGLNRSISQEAWGRTVTMLTYKTARNGGTLVKVPAPNTSLRCSACGFITPGSREDQATFVCKNPDCGWSANADWNAARNVLHLYRIGLVAIPAAGRAVVRRTRGVKPAAAR, encoded by the coding sequence ATGGGCGAACTCGTGTGGGAGAAGCGGCAGTTGGGGCATCGCGCCCGGCTGGGGCTGACGCCTGCACAGGTCCGGCTCATGGATGACCAGGCGCACGCGGCACGCGCGATGTGGAATCAGCTCCACGACCTGTGGCGGATGACGCCGAAGTGTCAGCGCTCTGCGACCCGCATGGATCAGACGCTGCGGCAGGCCCGCAAGGAGATCGACTGGTACGCGGTGCTGCCCGCGCAGGCCGCGCAGGCGGTCCTCAAGACGTACTTCCAGGCGTGGCGGAACTGCTGGGACGGGCGTGCGGACGAGCCGAACTTCAAGGCCCGCTTCCGCACGGCATTGTCGGTGGACATCCCGCAGGGCCGGGACTTGCAGATCAAGCGGGTGCACCGCCGGTGGGGCATGGTCAACATCCCCAAGGTGGGCCGCGTCCGCTTCCGCTGGACCAAGGATCTCCCGGTCGGCAAGCACGCCAACAAGGAGAACCGGATCACCGGGGCACGGCTGGTCAAAGACGGACTCGGCTGGCACATCGCCTTCCGCGTCCAGACTCTTGAGGTCAAGCCCGAACCGCACACCGGACTGGAGGTCGGCATCGACGCCGGGGTGAACCTGCCCCTCGCGCTGTCCGACGGCAGCCACCAGGACCACGGACGGCCGCCCCGGCTCCCGGACGGCACCGCCGACCGGGACAAGTGGCTGAACCCGGACGAGAAAGCCAAACTGCTCCGCCTGGAACAGCGCGCCGCGCACCGCAAGTCCTTCCGCAAGCCGAAAGAGCGCAGCTCCAACCGGCTGCACGCCACCTACGACCAGATCAAGCAGCTCCGCGCAAGAGCCACGCGCCGAGCAATCGACTGGCAGCACAAGACCACCACCGCCATCGCCGAGCAGTACGGCACGGTCGTGGTGGAGCAGTTGCAGATCACGAACATGGTCAAGTCCGCCAAGGGAACCATCGAGAACCCGGGGAGGAACGTCGCGCAGAAGTCCGGCCTGAACCGTTCCATCAGCCAGGAGGCGTGGGGTCGCACCGTGACGATGCTGACGTACAAAACTGCCCGCAACGGTGGCACCCTGGTCAAGGTTCCCGCCCCGAACACCTCCCTGCGCTGCTCCGCGTGCGGATTCATCACGCCCGGCAGCCGGGAAGACCAGGCCACGTTCGTATGCAAGAACCCGGACTGCGGATGGTCGGCGAATGCCGACTGGAACGCGGCCCGGAACGTCTTGCACCTGTACCGGATCGGCCTCGTGGCGATCCCGGCTGCCGGGAGGGCAGTCGTCAGGCGCACCCGTGGCGTCAAGCCCGCTGCCGCAAGGTAA
- a CDS encoding zinc-ribbon domain-containing protein, giving the protein MIIFGTRGYLYQLAMLTFVCGNCGNPAAHALRKYVTKFTLFFVPLFPISTKYRSQCTFCGIEHHLAKEQAEALLAQAAAPAGYPAQGQQQPGQPLGQNPYQQ; this is encoded by the coding sequence ATGATCATTTTCGGTACGCGGGGATATCTGTACCAGCTCGCGATGCTCACGTTCGTCTGTGGCAATTGCGGGAATCCCGCGGCGCACGCGCTGCGCAAGTACGTCACGAAGTTCACGCTGTTCTTCGTGCCGCTGTTCCCCATCTCGACCAAGTACCGCTCGCAGTGCACGTTCTGCGGGATCGAGCACCACCTCGCCAAGGAGCAGGCGGAGGCGCTGCTCGCGCAGGCCGCCGCGCCCGCCGGTTACCCGGCCCAGGGCCAGCAGCAGCCGGGCCAGCCGCTCGGCCAGAACCCGTACCAGCAGTAG
- a CDS encoding LAETG motif-containing sortase-dependent surface protein, translated as MVENKKTWRASGALIAAATAGAFGVGLFASPAQAHTPVWEVTCSQVSLDLTNYGSRSDNTVTVTVDGKDLLPTEKFQNDFHKKLELPEHSKELTVRLVVKASDGDQYSRDEEKTAPVCEGSTPKPSDTPKPTPTPTKPADSATPTPSEKPSTATSSAAAVPSSKPSSDSGDLAETGSSSATPLIAGAAAVVIVAGGGLVWATRKRRSAAQG; from the coding sequence GTGGTAGAGAACAAGAAGACGTGGCGGGCATCGGGCGCCCTCATAGCGGCCGCCACGGCAGGTGCGTTCGGCGTGGGGCTCTTCGCGAGCCCGGCGCAGGCGCACACCCCCGTGTGGGAGGTGACCTGCTCCCAGGTCAGCCTCGACCTGACCAACTACGGGTCGCGGTCCGACAACACGGTGACGGTCACGGTGGACGGAAAGGACCTGCTGCCCACCGAGAAGTTCCAGAACGACTTCCACAAGAAGCTGGAGCTGCCCGAGCACAGCAAGGAACTCACGGTCCGCCTGGTCGTGAAGGCCAGCGACGGTGACCAGTACTCGCGCGACGAGGAGAAGACGGCCCCGGTGTGCGAGGGCAGCACGCCCAAGCCGTCGGACACGCCGAAGCCGACGCCGACGCCGACGAAGCCCGCCGACTCGGCGACTCCGACGCCGAGCGAGAAGCCCAGCACGGCGACCAGCTCCGCTGCCGCGGTGCCCTCGTCCAAGCCGAGCTCCGACTCGGGTGACCTCGCCGAGACGGGCTCGTCCAGCGCCACGCCGCTCATCGCCGGGGCAGCCGCCGTGGTGATCGTCGCGGGTGGCGGCCTCGTGTGGGCGACGCGCAAGCGCCGCAGCGCCGCTCAGGGCTGA
- a CDS encoding 2'-5' RNA ligase family protein — protein MSEHGGEVAMTAVGEGRAPEDRSALVITLPMANPLLEAAAEVNPALVRKGLPAHVSLLYPFLPAAELTADVDAGVRDLAASLPAVETDLKDFVVAPRFVAVPVPALQAVADAFCARWPHIAPYGGRFGERPEPHVTLATGATDEEAELVRDRVRPLLPLRVAAWRVDLVVRTDRDWRLRLTAPFAASP, from the coding sequence ATGTCCGAGCACGGAGGTGAGGTGGCCATGACGGCCGTCGGCGAGGGGCGCGCCCCGGAGGACCGGAGCGCTCTGGTCATCACCCTGCCCATGGCGAACCCGCTGCTCGAAGCGGCGGCGGAGGTCAACCCCGCGCTGGTGAGAAAGGGCCTGCCCGCCCATGTCTCGCTGCTCTACCCGTTCCTGCCCGCGGCGGAGCTGACGGCAGACGTCGACGCCGGGGTGCGCGACCTCGCGGCATCGCTGCCGGCGGTCGAGACGGATCTCAAGGACTTCGTGGTGGCGCCGCGCTTCGTCGCCGTGCCCGTGCCCGCGCTGCAGGCCGTGGCTGATGCGTTCTGCGCACGCTGGCCGCACATCGCGCCGTACGGCGGCCGGTTCGGGGAGCGTCCCGAGCCGCATGTCACGCTGGCGACGGGGGCCACGGACGAGGAGGCGGAGCTCGTGCGGGACCGGGTGCGGCCGCTGCTCCCGCTGCGCGTGGCGGCCTGGCGGGTCGATCTGGTGGTCCGTACCGACCGGGACTGGCGGCTGCGCCTCACGGCGCCGTTCGCCGCCAGCCCCTGA
- a CDS encoding phenylacetate--CoA ligase family protein, whose product MFDAGIRQFRMALAMVLGRPIDVRSAERLVEDALATIAEFGSPGEDVEQLLRGAAADPQLRADLTNKALRRTARRLADKSPFYAEHFEAAGVDPATLTVDTMGRVPVTTKTDLVKRPRDFLCGEPFLASRTTGTTGRPAEVWYSRYEERLWPALVALSQVLRGNVRTTDLVQFNVSSRATGTAYAEMQVARMAGAAIRMVGLVPPAETLDLTVGTDAAAPTVMVTYPSYLGQLVVLARERGLGPADFRLRRINVGSEVLSPALASAAEETFGAPVHDGYGMTEVTPVAGAICAQRHLHIDAGIGLVEVCDLETGEPAEPGALGTIVATPFFPYRECMPLFRYDTRDLVRRLPDVPLTCEMANVPGTSHILGKADHVLSTRAGAVMPRDIIEVLDALPGARWPMRYRTDVTDGRLRLELAATCAAGNTPADIAGRLVEAGIDATVALTDAEGHQLRRYRCDLVEHSFAGRAS is encoded by the coding sequence ATGTTCGACGCGGGGATCCGGCAGTTCCGAATGGCGCTGGCGATGGTGCTCGGCCGCCCCATCGACGTACGGTCCGCCGAGCGGCTGGTCGAGGACGCTCTGGCGACGATCGCCGAGTTCGGCTCGCCGGGAGAGGATGTCGAGCAACTCCTGCGGGGCGCGGCCGCCGATCCGCAACTGCGTGCCGACCTGACGAACAAGGCCCTGCGCCGAACTGCGAGGCGACTGGCCGACAAGTCGCCTTTCTATGCCGAGCACTTCGAGGCCGCGGGCGTCGACCCCGCCACGCTGACCGTCGACACCATGGGCCGTGTCCCCGTCACCACGAAGACGGACCTCGTCAAGCGGCCGCGTGACTTTCTGTGCGGTGAGCCTTTCCTCGCCTCGCGCACCACCGGCACGACGGGCCGCCCCGCCGAGGTCTGGTACTCCCGTTACGAGGAGCGGCTGTGGCCTGCTCTGGTCGCTCTCTCGCAGGTCCTGCGCGGCAATGTACGCACCACGGACCTCGTCCAGTTCAACGTCAGCTCCCGCGCCACCGGCACCGCGTACGCGGAGATGCAGGTGGCCCGCATGGCCGGGGCCGCGATCCGCATGGTCGGCCTGGTGCCCCCCGCCGAGACCCTCGACCTCACCGTCGGCACCGACGCCGCCGCCCCGACCGTGATGGTCACCTACCCGAGTTATCTGGGCCAGTTGGTCGTCCTCGCGCGTGAACGGGGCCTCGGTCCCGCCGACTTCCGGCTGCGGCGCATCAACGTGGGAAGCGAAGTCCTGTCGCCGGCGCTGGCCTCGGCCGCCGAGGAGACCTTCGGCGCCCCGGTCCACGACGGTTACGGCATGACGGAGGTGACTCCGGTCGCGGGCGCGATCTGCGCGCAGCGGCATCTGCACATCGACGCCGGGATCGGCCTCGTCGAGGTGTGCGACCTGGAGACCGGGGAGCCGGCCGAGCCCGGTGCGCTCGGCACCATCGTCGCCACCCCGTTCTTCCCGTACCGGGAGTGCATGCCGCTCTTCCGCTACGACACCCGCGATCTCGTGCGGCGCCTGCCCGACGTGCCCCTCACCTGCGAGATGGCGAACGTCCCGGGCACCTCGCACATTCTCGGCAAGGCGGACCACGTGCTGAGCACCCGCGCCGGGGCCGTGATGCCGCGCGACATCATCGAGGTCCTCGACGCACTGCCGGGCGCCCGGTGGCCCATGCGCTACCGGACCGATGTCACCGACGGCCGGCTACGGCTCGAACTCGCGGCCACGTGTGCCGCGGGCAACACTCCGGCCGACATCGCCGGCCGCCTTGTCGAGGCCGGCATCGACGCGACCGTCGCCCTCACCGACGCCGAGGGGCACCAACTGCGGCGGTACCGCTGCGACTTGGTCGAGCACAGCTTTGCCGGGAGGGCCTCGTGA